In the Arachis ipaensis cultivar K30076 chromosome B10, Araip1.1, whole genome shotgun sequence genome, one interval contains:
- the LOC107622587 gene encoding nucleobase-ascorbate transporter 2 isoform X1, with amino-acid sequence MEASKPEEINHPPMDQLQGLEYCIDSNPSWVESIALGFQHYILALGTAVMIPSFLVPLMGGSDDDKVRVVQTLLFVEGINTLLQTLFGTRLPTVVGGSYAYMVPIISIIHDSSLMKIQDPHLRFLNTMRAVQGAMIVASSIQIILGFSQLWAICSRFFSPLGMAPVIALVGFGLFDRGFPVVGHCVEIGIPMLVLFVVFSQYLKSFHTRQIPILERFALLISTTIIWAYAHLLTASGAYKHRPELTQHNCRTDRANLISSAPWIKIPYPLEWGAPTFNVGHAFAMTAAVLVSLIESTGAYKGASRLASATPPPSHVLSRGIGWQGIGILLNGLFGTATGSSVSVENVGLLGSTRVGSRRVIQISAGFMIFFSMLGKFGAFFASIPLPIFAAAHCILFGLVASVGLSFLQFTNMNSLRNLFITGVALFLGLSIPEYFREYTAKALHGPTHTKARWFNDFLNTIFFSSPSVALIIAAFLDNTLDYKDSGKDRGMPWWAKFRSFKGDTRNEEFYTLPFNLNRFFPPS; translated from the exons ATGGAAGCTTCTAAGCCAGAAGAGATAAACCACCCACCAATGGACCAGCTTCAAGGCTTGGAGTACTGTATAGACTCAAACCCATCTTGGG TGGAGTCAATAGCTCTTGGTTTCCAGCATTATATTCTGGCCTTAGGAACTGCTGTcatgattccttcatttcttgtgCCTCTGATGGGAGGAAGTGAT GATGATAAAGTTAGGGTGGTTCAGACACTGCTTTTTGTTGAAGGGATTAATACATTGCTACAGACACTCTTTGGAACCCGGTTACCAACAGTGGTAggaggatcttatgcatacatggTCCCCATTATATCTATAATCCATGATTCATCACTTATGAAGATACAGGACCCTCATTTG AGATTTCTTAACACAATGAGAGCAGTCCAAGGTGCAATGATAGTAGCATCAAGTATACAAATTATTTTGGGTTTTAGCCAATTATGGGCCATTTGTTCTAG GTTTTTCAGTCCACTTGGAATGGCTCCAGTGATTGCATTAGTTGGTTTTGGATTATTTGACCGAGGTTTCCCtgtg GTTGGACATTGTGTTGAGATTGGAATTCCCATGTTAGTTCTGTTTGTAGTCTTCTCTCAG TACTTGAAAAGCTTCCATACAAGACAAATACCAATACTAGAGAGGTTTGCACTACTTATATCAACCACCATCATTTGGGCATATGCACATCTCTTAACAGCAAGTGGAGCATACAAACACCGCCCGGAACTAACCCAACATAATTGCAGAACAGACAGAGCCAATCTTATTTCTTCTGCTCCATG GATAAAGATCCCATACCCTCTTGAGTGGGGTGCTCCTACATTCAATGTTGGTCATGCTTTTGCAATGACGGCTGCAGTTTTAGTCTCCTTAATTGAG TCAACTGGGGCAtacaaaggtgcatcaagactgGCAAGTGCAACACCACCTCCTTCACATGTTCTAAGCCGTGGTATTGGCTGGCAGGGAATTGGAATACTGCTAAATGGACTTTTTGGAACAGCAACTGGTTCATCAGTTTCTGT AGAGAATGTGGGACTCCTTGGAAGCACTCGCGTTGGAAGTCGAAGGGTCATTCAAATTTCAGCTGGCTTTATGATATTCTTCTCAATGTTAG GAAAATTTGGAGCTTTCTTTGCATCAATACCCTTACCTATTTTTGCAGCTGCACACTGCATTCTATTTGGTCTTGTAG CTTCTGTGGGACTATCATTTCTGCAGTTCACTAACATGAACTCATTGAGGAACCTCTTTATTACTGGTGTTGCCCTTTTCTTAGGACTTTCCATTCCTGAGTATTTCAGAGAATACACTGCCAAGGCCCTTCATGGACCTACTCATACAAAGGCTAGATGG tTTAATGATTTCCTTAATACTATATTCTTCTCTTCACCAAGTGTTGCATTGATTATTGCTGCGTTCTTGGACAACACACTTGATTACAAGGATAGTGGAAAGGATAGAGGAATGCCATGGTGGGCCAAGTTTAGATCATTCAAAGGAGATACCAGGAACGAAGAATTCTACACCCTCCCTTTCAACCTCAACCGGTTTTTCCCTCCATCTTAA
- the LOC107622587 gene encoding nucleobase-ascorbate transporter 2 isoform X2, which yields MIPSFLVPLMGGSDDDKVRVVQTLLFVEGINTLLQTLFGTRLPTVVGGSYAYMVPIISIIHDSSLMKIQDPHLRFLNTMRAVQGAMIVASSIQIILGFSQLWAICSRFFSPLGMAPVIALVGFGLFDRGFPVVGHCVEIGIPMLVLFVVFSQYLKSFHTRQIPILERFALLISTTIIWAYAHLLTASGAYKHRPELTQHNCRTDRANLISSAPWIKIPYPLEWGAPTFNVGHAFAMTAAVLVSLIESTGAYKGASRLASATPPPSHVLSRGIGWQGIGILLNGLFGTATGSSVSVENVGLLGSTRVGSRRVIQISAGFMIFFSMLGKFGAFFASIPLPIFAAAHCILFGLVASVGLSFLQFTNMNSLRNLFITGVALFLGLSIPEYFREYTAKALHGPTHTKARWFNDFLNTIFFSSPSVALIIAAFLDNTLDYKDSGKDRGMPWWAKFRSFKGDTRNEEFYTLPFNLNRFFPPS from the exons atgattccttcatttcttgtgCCTCTGATGGGAGGAAGTGAT GATGATAAAGTTAGGGTGGTTCAGACACTGCTTTTTGTTGAAGGGATTAATACATTGCTACAGACACTCTTTGGAACCCGGTTACCAACAGTGGTAggaggatcttatgcatacatggTCCCCATTATATCTATAATCCATGATTCATCACTTATGAAGATACAGGACCCTCATTTG AGATTTCTTAACACAATGAGAGCAGTCCAAGGTGCAATGATAGTAGCATCAAGTATACAAATTATTTTGGGTTTTAGCCAATTATGGGCCATTTGTTCTAG GTTTTTCAGTCCACTTGGAATGGCTCCAGTGATTGCATTAGTTGGTTTTGGATTATTTGACCGAGGTTTCCCtgtg GTTGGACATTGTGTTGAGATTGGAATTCCCATGTTAGTTCTGTTTGTAGTCTTCTCTCAG TACTTGAAAAGCTTCCATACAAGACAAATACCAATACTAGAGAGGTTTGCACTACTTATATCAACCACCATCATTTGGGCATATGCACATCTCTTAACAGCAAGTGGAGCATACAAACACCGCCCGGAACTAACCCAACATAATTGCAGAACAGACAGAGCCAATCTTATTTCTTCTGCTCCATG GATAAAGATCCCATACCCTCTTGAGTGGGGTGCTCCTACATTCAATGTTGGTCATGCTTTTGCAATGACGGCTGCAGTTTTAGTCTCCTTAATTGAG TCAACTGGGGCAtacaaaggtgcatcaagactgGCAAGTGCAACACCACCTCCTTCACATGTTCTAAGCCGTGGTATTGGCTGGCAGGGAATTGGAATACTGCTAAATGGACTTTTTGGAACAGCAACTGGTTCATCAGTTTCTGT AGAGAATGTGGGACTCCTTGGAAGCACTCGCGTTGGAAGTCGAAGGGTCATTCAAATTTCAGCTGGCTTTATGATATTCTTCTCAATGTTAG GAAAATTTGGAGCTTTCTTTGCATCAATACCCTTACCTATTTTTGCAGCTGCACACTGCATTCTATTTGGTCTTGTAG CTTCTGTGGGACTATCATTTCTGCAGTTCACTAACATGAACTCATTGAGGAACCTCTTTATTACTGGTGTTGCCCTTTTCTTAGGACTTTCCATTCCTGAGTATTTCAGAGAATACACTGCCAAGGCCCTTCATGGACCTACTCATACAAAGGCTAGATGG tTTAATGATTTCCTTAATACTATATTCTTCTCTTCACCAAGTGTTGCATTGATTATTGCTGCGTTCTTGGACAACACACTTGATTACAAGGATAGTGGAAAGGATAGAGGAATGCCATGGTGGGCCAAGTTTAGATCATTCAAAGGAGATACCAGGAACGAAGAATTCTACACCCTCCCTTTCAACCTCAACCGGTTTTTCCCTCCATCTTAA